The DNA segment TTGCTATTGTATGGGTAACTCCCGGTATCGATCAGCAATGGGACGTAAGCAAAGGCTGCCAAAAGGCATTTGACCAGATAATGAAGGATTTGGCCAGAGTGAGCGGATATGGTGAATTGAAGAACGTTCCGATAGTACCTTTAGGACATTCAGCCATGGCCACATTTCCCTGGAATTTTGCAGCATGGAATCCTAACAGGACTTTGGCTATTATCTCCTATAAAGGAGATGCTCCACGTACAAATTTATGCGGTTATGGACGTGAAAATCTGGAATGGGGACGAAACCGAAATATTGATGGAATTCCGGGAATAATGATCGAAGGGGAATACGAATGGTGGGAGGCACGTGTGAATCCTGCACTTGCCTTTCGTATAATGTACCCCAAAAGTTGTATTTCATTTCTTTACGATGCAGGTCAGGGACATTTTGATGTTGCCGACAAGGTAGTGGCTTATATTAACTTATTCCTGAATAAAGCGGCTCAATACCGTTTACCTGAAGAACTAGGTTCTGATGATCCTGTACAATTAATTCAATTGAATCCACAAAAAGGCTGGTTTGCGGAGCGATGGTATACAGATAAAACAAAACGTGAAAAACCTGCTTTATTTGGTAAATACAAGGGAGATATGCATGATGCGTTCTGGTATTTTGATGAGGAAATAGCTAAGGCTACCGAAACCTATTATGCCTCATCAAAAGGAAAGGAATATCAATATATTGGATTTGTACAAAATGGTGAAATATTGCATTTTAATGAAAATTCACACGCAAGGATTAAAGGAGAGTTTAGTCCGGAAGAAGATGGGGTGACCTTTTACTTTGATGCCTGTTTTACCGATACATTACGGAAGCAAAAAGTAGGAAATCATGCACCAGGGAAGCCTGTAATTGATATAATTAACGGTCCGGTTATTAAAATGAATGACACCACATTCCGTGTGAGTTTTAACCGTATGGGTCTGGATAATCCCAGGCGTACCGGTGATATATGGTTGTTGGCCCATCATTCCGGCGATAACAAATACAAAAGCTCCGTTCAGCAATTTAATTTGCGCATCCCATATAAACTGGAAGAGGGAGCTGAGCAAACTATTGATTTTGAATTCATTCCCGATCAAACAGGTAATGTTGGATCATTGCCTTTGAATGCCACAGCCAGTTCTGGTCTGCCGGTATATTTTTATGTGAAAGAAGGACCTGCAAAAGTAGTTGGGGACAAGCTGGTATTTACAACCATCCCTCCTAAAAGTAAGTTTCCTGTTAAAGTAACCGTTGTGGCATGGCAATATGGAAACATAAAAGAACCTAAAATACAAACTGCCAACCCGGTTGGAAGGAGTTTTTTAATCATGAATAATCATTGAGTCCATTCTATATTGAATAGTTTAAAAAAATATAAAATGAGTAAAATAGGAAATTATAGATTGATTCTAACTGTTTCAATGCTTTTACTAAGTCTTGTTGCAGTTCAGTCAAAAAACAGAGTAAAGGAAACTACAACACTTGAAGCTTTGGTTCAGGTAGCTGCAGAGGATGATCAACAGGTTCGGATGAAACCCGGAGTTTATGCTCTTGATGAGTACCTGACAGAAGAACGCTTAGCTCATCTTTTAACCCAGTTGCCACCTCAAACCAAAGAACAGCGTCGCCCACCCCGTTGGTTTTTACGTTTTAGCGGTAGTAATAATACCTTTGATTTTACTGGTGTTACCATCGAAATAAACACAGAACTATACAGTAAGTTGCCTTATGGTTATATGCGTTGTGTATTCATTGATGGTGATGGCAATACAATAAAAGGATTAACCGTAAAAAATACCGGTCCCGAAGATAAAGGAAGTAATGGCAATATCTTCACAGTATTTGGCAACAATACATTGATTCAGGATGTAAAATTATACGTACGGGGTTCCTCTTATGGATATGGAGATTTATTTGGAAAAGGAGGTCCTGTGTTAACCCACCTTCAAAAGCAGAGTGGCATCATGGTGGGACAAAACAATACGCTGAAACGGTGCAAAGTTTTTAGCCAGGCTTTTGGGCATTGTTTTTATATCCAGACTCATGGACATGATACTCGTGATATTTTGTTGGAGGATTGTTATGCCGAAGGTGCCACGCGCAGCACAAATGATATGCTTGCAGAAAGAGGGGGTATTGCAGAAAAATTGAATTACCGAAGCGTATACCAAAACCGTGATGGACGTTATATAATTACGCCGGGTTATACAAAATCTTTAAGCGAAGATGGTTTTCGTACCTATGGCGGTGTGGGTAAAGTCACCCTTATCAATTGTACAGCCGAAAATACCCGTGCCGGATTTGAGATTGGGGGGACAAATGATGCCGAAAACCGCACGGTCCTTCAAGGCTGTCAGGCTATAGGTGCCGAACGTGCATTTCTGCTCGGATCAAATGTGCAGGTGCGCGATTGCAGGGGCGATATACAATATGGTCCATTGCTCTACTTACGGGAAAATACAGTAGGTGCCGATGTGGAGTTAGAACTGATACCTGGTATGCCAAAGTCGATGGTACATACCATTGCTACCATTGCAGGTAAAAACCACCGAGTGCGACTTTATACCAATGCCCCCAAAGTTCCAATGCCTGCATTACCGGTTATGCTTGGGTTTGGGATGCCGGCTCATGCAGAAATGAGTTCTCCTATCCTGCCTATGGAAACAGAAAATGTAGTGTTGATAAATGAGTTGGAACATATGGTAGTTATTAAAAGCAATGAAGCAAACAATACAGAAGTACAATCACCAGCACCCATTTTACAGAATAGTGAGACCCAAAAAATAGGAGGAAGGGGCAAGTGGTAGGTTCTGTTTTTATTATAAAGGAGTAAATTAAAAAATAAGCCAATAAAACTGGTGTTGGTTATTATTCTAATTTGGTAGATAATCCATGGTTTGAAACTAATATAATGAAATCTCATGGTGCATTAGGCGAGTGCTACTCTTCACTTGCTTTTCAAATGGAAGGTGATACTTCCACTTCTCTGGGACGTATAAATAATGGTTTGGGTTATTGGCTTGAAAGCCCTGATTTTGATGGTTGGGGAGGTCGTTATAAGTACTATCAGCCCTATGGAGAAACGGGTCCTATATGGACTAGTAATAAGTTCAATCGCAATACTTATAAATATGAACCCGGGAAAAAACACACTTCAAATGGTACCGCTATCTGGCGCTGGCGTGATCATTTTCAATATGATTTTGCTGCCAGGATGGATTGGTGTGTTGCTAACGATATTTAATAATGCAAATCACAATCCGGTCTCAATTTTAAACGGAGATCATACAAAAAACGTATTGTATTTAATTGCAGAAGATAAGGATTTTATTGAGCTTTCAGTAGAGAGTACGTATGGTCAAGTTAGTGATGATATATAAATAAAGTGGTGTATTTATCCAGAAGCTGGAGATATTATAGGGAGTAACTTTAAATAATAAGAAAGAAATGACCACTAGTGTAGATCTATCAAATGCATCAGGAAAGACTTTGTATGTATTATTTACAAGCTAATGACCAAGGTGAATCTAATATATATATACAAATCAACGTGTCGTGATAAAACTTTAAATAATATACTAACCATGGAAAAGAAGGTAACTTTAATGCTAATATTAATAATTTCATTAACTGTTTCAGGGCAGAAGCGGAATTATTTATTTCATACAGATGAAAACATAGCCAGGTTAAAAAATCAGATAGATACAGATATTGAAGTTAATAATGCATGGAAACATCAACTGGAAAAGGCCGATAACCTGGTTAATAAAGAACGTTGCGGAGCTTCAGATTGTCAGGAGCTGGGATTGGCTTTTCGTGTTACGGGAGATGAAAAATATGCCGAGGCTGTGAAACGAATTTTATTGGATTACTCTGCTCGTAAAACATGGGAAGGTAATGATCTTTTGAGCAGAGATCCTGCATGGACAGGAGGATTAAATACATCGCATACTGGTTTTTATATTAGTATAGGGTACGATTGTATTTATGATTATCTCACAAAGAAAGAGAGAAGTCAAATTGCTGAAGGACTGGTTAAGGTATGCATTAATCCTCTTAAAAATAATTGGCTCGATCCACAAACCAGCTTCCATACATTTGATACCATGGGGCATAATTGGTGGAGTGCTTGCGTTTATATGACTGGATTTACTTCATTAGCTATTCAAAATGAAATACCGGAAGCCAAACAATGGGCCATTGATATTTCTAAAACCATTACAGAGTGGCTATATTATTCGGGTAGTGTACTTCAGAATAAGCCTCGTAATTTTGATCGTAATGGAGGGTTTTATGAGAGCATCAATTATGCAGCCTATGGAGTAAGTCAGTATTTGTTGTTTCGTTTGGCAATGAATAATGTTTTACCAAATGTGAAACAACCAGATATATCTGAGCTGGAAAAAATGGCTGATTTCTTTATTTACACAACATACTATGTAAAAGATGACATTCCTAAAGTTGTAAACTTTGGAGATGGAAACACTAAAAGAACAGGAAATGCTTGCGTTTTACTTTTATGGAACTTAGGATATCATAAAGATACTTATGTGTGGTATCTAAACAAAACAATGAAAGGAGATAATAAAGAAGCTATTCAACTAGATTCACCTAATGGTTTAATATTAAATCCTGATTTGCCTGAGTTATCAGAAAACTACACTCCTGATATGGATCTTTCTCAAATTTATGAAGATATGGGCTGGGCTACCATGCGAAATTCTTGGGGAGACAATGCTTCCATGGTAGCGGTAAAATCAGGATTAACATGGAATCATGCGCATGCTGATGCGGGTTCATTTATTGTGTTTCATGATGGAAAATACTTAATAATTGATTCTGGAAATTCATCTTATGGAAATCCTCTTTATACACAATTTTACTGCCAGAGTGAAGCACACAATGTTGTGTTGTTCAATGGAGAAGGCCAGGATAGGGGAGATCCGTATTTTGGAGTGGTTAATTATGGTTCTTTGCATAATTTGGTAGATACAGGTGATTTTAAATATCTGTTGGCCAATGCAACAGGTCCTTATTCACATGTTTTAAAAAGAAACTATAGAAACTTTATCTGGGTTGGTGAAGTATTGTTAGTCATTGATGATTTATTGGCTCGTGAACCGGGGCAATTTGAATGGCTGTTACATTATAATGGTGAGTCGAAACGAAGAGGATTGGATCTGTCGATCAAAGATGGAGATGCTGAAGTATTGGTTCGTCCATTATATCCTGAGACTTTCTCTGATGGCGGATTACCTCATGATTTTCCTGAAAAAATGCGATTAGAAGAAAAATTTGGTTATGAAGATCATCATCCTGAAAACAGAAAGCCTTACTGGTCGGTGAGTCATTTTGAAAAAACTGCCAGAACAAAGTTTATATCTGCTATTATCTTTAAATCTGAAAGCAATAAAGATAAGCTTCCTGTTATTGAACGTTTTCAGGGAAACAACTATTTGGGAGTCAGGATTACACAACAAGGAAAGAAAACAGAAGTATATCTTAACTTACTGGCTGATGGAAGTATTAAGCATCGAAACAGTGTGAATGAGATGAATGGATGGCAAACTGATGCTTATCTGACAGCTTTAACTTTTGATGAAAAAACTGATATTTCCAAAGTAGAAAATCTGAAAGACTGTTTTATTGGTCATGGAAGTTACCTGAGAAAAGATGATCAGGTTCTGGTACATGCATTGTCAAAGTACACAGCATATTTTAAAGATATTAATACTAAAGTTAATGTGATTTTTCAAGGACAACCGGAAGTTTATTTAAACGTCTATGATCCTATGAAGACAAAGCAAATAAAGGTAAACGGAAGCTGGGTTACTGGATTGTATAATAAAGAATTAAAGACGATAAATTTAAAAGTAGAATAAGCCATGTTTAAGAAGTTATATTTGATTTTAACAGGATTGGCTATTGTAGGTCAGTTGGTAGCTGAGGGAATTATTCCCGAAACAAATGTAAAAGTAGAATCTCCTGATGGAAATTTAACCTTTGAATTTTATCAAAAAGAATTAGGTCAGGATAAAAAGCAAATGTATTACACTGTTGAGTATAAAAAACAACCTGTTGTATTGGAATCTGAATTAGGAATATTAATTGAAAATAATCTGTTTGAATCGGCTTTGGGTATTGAAAATGATCCTAGCGATAAATGGTGTGAGAATCTCGAGTTTAAATCATCAAGTCCGAGAGTTGTTGATACAACATGGTCTCCTTTATATGGAGAACGTAACTTAGTAAAGGATAATTATAATTATCAAGTTCTTCATTTTGTAAAATTTGAGTCAGCAGAGGATATTCATGAAGGTCATTCTGGTACGAGCTATGATAAGCGCAGAAGCTATTTAATGGATTTGGAAGTTCGTGTTTATAATGAGGGAGTAGCTTTTAGATATTTTTTTCCGGAGACTTCAAATGGATTGTTTCTTCATATTGAAGGTGAGCAAACAAGCTTTACAATGCCAGATGAAACCATGGCATTTTATGAACGATGGGCACAAGGTCCATATGAACTTTTATCATTAAAAAACTGGCCGGATGAATGTGAACGCCCTTTAACCTTAAATTTAAAGAATGGATTAAGAGTGGCTTTATTAGAAGCCAGAATGATAGATTACAGTAGAGGAAAATTTAAATTGAGTGAGGATAAAGCTAATACTATTGAGTTAACCATGTATGATAAGGTAGATGCTATTAGTCCGTACGCAACTCCATGGAGAGTAATTATGGTAGCAGAAACACCTGGAGAATTATTAGAAAATAATGATCTTGTTTTAAACTTAAATGCTTCAAATCAGCTTCAAAATACATCATGGATAAAGCCTGGTAAAGTAATCAGATCTAACCTGACTACGAAAGATGCAAAAGAATGCATTGATTTTGCAGCAGAAAGAAACCTTCAATATGTACATCTAGATGCTGGTTGGTATGGTCCTGAAATGAAAGTGGCAAGTGATGCAACAAGTGTTTCACCTGATCGTGATTTGGATATGCACGAAGTTGTTAACTATGCAGGGGCAAAAGGTATTGGAATTTTTGTATATATCAACCAAAGAGCATTGGGTGATGATTTGGATAAAGTATTTGCAAAGTGCAGAGATTGGGGATTTAAAGGAGTGAAATTTGGATTTGTTCAGATAGGTTCATCCCGTTGGACTGCATGGTTGCACGATGCTATTAAAAAAGCTGCGGAGTATCATTTGATGATTGATATTCATGATGAATATCGACCTACTGGTTTTAGTCGTACTTATCCTAATCTAATGACTCAGGAAGGTATTAGAGGAAATGAAGAAATGCCGGATGCAACGCATAATACAATCTTACCTTTTACTAGATATTTAGCAGGTGCAGGAGATTATACTATCTGTTATTATAACAATCGTATTAAAACAACACACGCTCATCAATTGGCATTATCGGTTGTTTATTATAGTCCTATACAGTTTTTATACTGGTACGATACACCATCTCATTATAGGGGAGAAAAAGAAATTGCGTTTTTTGATGCAGTACCAACTGTTTGGGATGATACAAGAGTCTTGAGTGGAGAAATAGGTGAATATATATCCGTTGCCCGTAAATCAGGAGATACGTGGTTTGTTGGAGCTATTACGAATAATGATGCCCGGGAAATTACGATTTCAATGAATTTTTTAGAGGAAAAGAAAAAATATGTTGCAACAATTTATTACGATGACCCGGATTTAAAAACACGAACAAATGTAAATATCAATATTCAAACCGTAAATTATTCCTCTGAGTTAAAGCTAAAGCTTCAGAAAAGTGGTGGGGTTGCGATTCATATTCAGTTAAACGAATAATATAATATATAATGGTTGCTACAATGTTAGGAGAAACTCCAAGAGTGTTTTTGGATAGAGGGGATGTTCGAGAGGCCTTGCTTAGTATTTTAGATACATCGAAGATTTTGTGGGATGATGCTATCGTTTTGGATGGTGAAATAGGGAAAAACATTGTAGTCGCACGTCGTTTGGGGGCTGACTGGTTTATTGGTGCTATTACTAATATGGATGCAATGGAGATTACAACACCACTAACATTTCTGGAAGAAGGAAAAAAATATCAGGCAACGATATATTATGATGACCCAAAGTTGAATGCCCAAACCAATGTTGGTATAGAGACACATACGGTAAACAATAAAAAGGAATTGAAGTATAGTTTGCTACCCTCAGGTGGTGTTGCGATTAAAATTGAACCAGTAAAATAAAATGAGGTTTTAAAGTAGTATGTAGTAAATGGATGGCAGTTTAAAGGCATAAGTTAAAAAGTCTTCATTGCTACATACATTTTTCAAAGTAAAAAAAAGAGTAGTTTTTTTATATGCAAAACAAAGTAAATATGCGGTCTGCTACATATTGCAAAAGTAAAAAAAACGCTCCAATCCGGATGTCGATTTGAGCGTTGGAATTCTCTAAGTTTTACTGGAATCTTTGGAAATTAATCGAAAATAGTGGGTGTTTTTAGAAAATTCTGATAACTATTAGACTTATTCCAATTGTGCGGCAAAAGATCAGCCAAATCTAAATCATAATTACTGCTGTATAACGCAATCTTAGAAAATACATCCGTAAGCCAAGCGCTTTCGCAGTTCAGCTCTTTGCTTGTTATTCATGTTCTGATCGGTGGCCATTTGCTTAACCTGATAGATTTTAGCAATTTTGTGCCAAAGCATATTCAGCCCCCGTTTTGTCTTCTTT comes from the Saccharicrinis fermentans DSM 9555 = JCM 21142 genome and includes:
- a CDS encoding glycoside hydrolase family 97 C-terminal domain-containing protein, whose translation is MVATMLGETPRVFLDRGDVREALLSILDTSKILWDDAIVLDGEIGKNIVVARRLGADWFIGAITNMDAMEITTPLTFLEEGKKYQATIYYDDPKLNAQTNVGIETHTVNNKKELKYSLLPSGGVAIKIEPVK
- a CDS encoding DUF1593 domain-containing protein, translating into MVDNPWFETNIMKSHGALGECYSSLAFQMEGDTSTSLGRINNGLGYWLESPDFDGWGGRYKYYQPYGETGPIWTSNKFNRNTYKYEPGKKHTSNGTAIWRWRDHFQYDFAARMDWCVANDI
- a CDS encoding glycoside hydrolase family 97 protein translates to MFKKLYLILTGLAIVGQLVAEGIIPETNVKVESPDGNLTFEFYQKELGQDKKQMYYTVEYKKQPVVLESELGILIENNLFESALGIENDPSDKWCENLEFKSSSPRVVDTTWSPLYGERNLVKDNYNYQVLHFVKFESAEDIHEGHSGTSYDKRRSYLMDLEVRVYNEGVAFRYFFPETSNGLFLHIEGEQTSFTMPDETMAFYERWAQGPYELLSLKNWPDECERPLTLNLKNGLRVALLEARMIDYSRGKFKLSEDKANTIELTMYDKVDAISPYATPWRVIMVAETPGELLENNDLVLNLNASNQLQNTSWIKPGKVIRSNLTTKDAKECIDFAAERNLQYVHLDAGWYGPEMKVASDATSVSPDRDLDMHEVVNYAGAKGIGIFVYINQRALGDDLDKVFAKCRDWGFKGVKFGFVQIGSSRWTAWLHDAIKKAAEYHLMIDIHDEYRPTGFSRTYPNLMTQEGIRGNEEMPDATHNTILPFTRYLAGAGDYTICYYNNRIKTTHAHQLALSVVYYSPIQFLYWYDTPSHYRGEKEIAFFDAVPTVWDDTRVLSGEIGEYISVARKSGDTWFVGAITNNDAREITISMNFLEEKKKYVATIYYDDPDLKTRTNVNINIQTVNYSSELKLKLQKSGGVAIHIQLNE
- a CDS encoding glycoside hydrolase family protein, whose amino-acid sequence is MSKIGNYRLILTVSMLLLSLVAVQSKNRVKETTTLEALVQVAAEDDQQVRMKPGVYALDEYLTEERLAHLLTQLPPQTKEQRRPPRWFLRFSGSNNTFDFTGVTIEINTELYSKLPYGYMRCVFIDGDGNTIKGLTVKNTGPEDKGSNGNIFTVFGNNTLIQDVKLYVRGSSYGYGDLFGKGGPVLTHLQKQSGIMVGQNNTLKRCKVFSQAFGHCFYIQTHGHDTRDILLEDCYAEGATRSTNDMLAERGGIAEKLNYRSVYQNRDGRYIITPGYTKSLSEDGFRTYGGVGKVTLINCTAENTRAGFEIGGTNDAENRTVLQGCQAIGAERAFLLGSNVQVRDCRGDIQYGPLLYLRENTVGADVELELIPGMPKSMVHTIATIAGKNHRVRLYTNAPKVPMPALPVMLGFGMPAHAEMSSPILPMETENVVLINELEHMVVIKSNEANNTEVQSPAPILQNSETQKIGGRGKW
- a CDS encoding heparinase II/III domain-containing protein — protein: MEKKVTLMLILIISLTVSGQKRNYLFHTDENIARLKNQIDTDIEVNNAWKHQLEKADNLVNKERCGASDCQELGLAFRVTGDEKYAEAVKRILLDYSARKTWEGNDLLSRDPAWTGGLNTSHTGFYISIGYDCIYDYLTKKERSQIAEGLVKVCINPLKNNWLDPQTSFHTFDTMGHNWWSACVYMTGFTSLAIQNEIPEAKQWAIDISKTITEWLYYSGSVLQNKPRNFDRNGGFYESINYAAYGVSQYLLFRLAMNNVLPNVKQPDISELEKMADFFIYTTYYVKDDIPKVVNFGDGNTKRTGNACVLLLWNLGYHKDTYVWYLNKTMKGDNKEAIQLDSPNGLILNPDLPELSENYTPDMDLSQIYEDMGWATMRNSWGDNASMVAVKSGLTWNHAHADAGSFIVFHDGKYLIIDSGNSSYGNPLYTQFYCQSEAHNVVLFNGEGQDRGDPYFGVVNYGSLHNLVDTGDFKYLLANATGPYSHVLKRNYRNFIWVGEVLLVIDDLLAREPGQFEWLLHYNGESKRRGLDLSIKDGDAEVLVRPLYPETFSDGGLPHDFPEKMRLEEKFGYEDHHPENRKPYWSVSHFEKTARTKFISAIIFKSESNKDKLPVIERFQGNNYLGVRITQQGKKTEVYLNLLADGSIKHRNSVNEMNGWQTDAYLTALTFDEKTDISKVENLKDCFIGHGSYLRKDDQVLVHALSKYTAYFKDINTKVNVIFQGQPEVYLNVYDPMKTKQIKVNGSWVTGLYNKELKTINLKVE